One segment of Nostoc flagelliforme CCNUN1 DNA contains the following:
- a CDS encoding PDDEXK family nuclease, producing the protein MLPSQFIEAAGFPNRWQERDLQEYLAKRLTERGFHTQTEVQANGGRADIVTNWQGGAIVEVKKYLDRDTIYQAVGQLNLYGLNNTHKLVVMGFLTPDAKGQPSALHTASFVEQNPRIQVVFVNTEDEWLPGKRMASSMLVQFFSLPKLSLPKLDLGSFIWWFRVAKANPMLMVIVATLLSVMVSLMLRELNYCQQTNQVWSCLFSPPIN; encoded by the coding sequence ATGTTACCAAGTCAATTCATTGAAGCCGCTGGTTTTCCTAATCGTTGGCAAGAGCGGGATTTGCAAGAATATCTTGCCAAACGTCTAACAGAACGTGGCTTTCACACCCAAACTGAAGTTCAAGCCAATGGCGGTAGGGCTGATATTGTTACCAATTGGCAAGGTGGAGCGATCGTTGAGGTAAAAAAATACCTCGACCGCGATACCATTTATCAAGCTGTTGGTCAACTCAACCTTTACGGTCTGAACAACACGCATAAACTTGTGGTGATGGGTTTTCTTACACCTGATGCAAAGGGGCAACCATCAGCACTTCATACGGCTTCTTTTGTGGAGCAAAATCCCCGCATACAAGTAGTTTTCGTCAATACTGAAGATGAGTGGTTGCCGGGAAAAAGAATGGCTTCCTCAATGTTAGTCCAGTTCTTCTCATTGCCAAAACTCTCATTACCAAAACTAGATTTAGGCAGTTTTATATGGTGGTTTAGAGTTGCCAAAGCTAATCCAATGCTTATGGTTATTGTAGCCACTTTGCTTTCTGTCATGGTATCCCTAATGTTGCGAGAGTTGAATTACTGTCAACAGACTAATCAGGTATGGAGTTGTCTATTTTCTCCCCCGATAAATTAA